The following proteins come from a genomic window of Bacillus sp. SM2101:
- a CDS encoding acyl carrier protein has translation MNYQEKTDLVLSLIAEIADINQEEIQNESTFEEIGVDSLMALELAVHLEREFGVVINEEELINLRKVEDLFQYLV, from the coding sequence ATGAATTACCAAGAAAAAACAGATTTGGTACTTAGTCTTATTGCCGAAATCGCTGATATTAACCAAGAAGAAATCCAAAACGAAAGCACATTCGAAGAAATTGGTGTTGATTCACTAATGGCTCTTGAACTAGCAGTACATTTAGAAAGGGAGTTTGGTGTAGTTATAAATGAAGAGGAACTTATTAATCTACGAAAAGTAGAAGATCTGTTTCAATACCTTGTTTAA
- the fabG gene encoding 3-oxoacyl-ACP reductase FabG, with protein sequence MLVNSTDFQQKTALVTGGSRGIGREVVKLLVKNKTNVVFTYNKSIQEAKSLIEEFSEYDVFVKGVPCDFSKKEEIDHLLNTVSNISPKIHFLVNNAGTNIDKPFFQMEDDEWDNVIQVNLNSTAYLTRKLLRTILVQQGSIVNIASISGIIGTVGQVNYTAAKAGIIGFTKALSREIGSFGVRVNCVAPGYINTDMLNSIPHSKKESAKKQISLNRLGEKEEVAKTILFFLSSNASYITGQTLTVDGGLI encoded by the coding sequence TTGCTAGTTAATTCAACTGACTTTCAACAAAAAACGGCATTAGTTACTGGAGGATCTAGGGGAATTGGTCGTGAGGTTGTCAAACTACTTGTTAAAAACAAAACCAATGTAGTGTTCACATATAACAAAAGTATTCAAGAAGCTAAATCATTAATAGAAGAATTTAGTGAATATGATGTATTTGTTAAAGGGGTTCCTTGTGATTTTAGTAAAAAAGAAGAAATAGACCATCTATTAAACACTGTTTCGAATATATCTCCTAAAATACATTTTTTAGTAAATAATGCTGGAACCAATATAGATAAGCCCTTTTTTCAAATGGAAGATGATGAATGGGATAATGTAATTCAAGTAAACTTAAATAGTACTGCTTATTTAACACGAAAATTACTTAGAACAATTTTGGTACAGCAAGGAAGTATTGTTAATATCGCCTCAATTTCCGGAATAATAGGCACCGTTGGCCAAGTCAATTACACTGCAGCAAAAGCAGGGATAATAGGTTTTACAAAGGCTCTTTCTCGGGAAATTGGAAGCTTCGGAGTTCGGGTAAACTGTGTTGCACCAGGATATATTAATACGGATATGCTAAATAGCATCCCTCATTCAAAGAAAGAAAGTGCAAAAAAACAAATATCCCTTAATAGACTTGGCGAAAAAGAAGAAGTTGCTAAGACAATTCTTTTCTTTTTATCATCAAACGCGTCTTATATAACAGGTCAAACATTAACAGTTGATGGGGGATTAATATAG